GATGTGGCGGAGGGTTATCTCATTAAAGACGGTGAGACGGGTCCCATGGTGCGCGGCGCGACCCTGACCGGAAACGGGCCGGAGGTACTGCGCATAGTTGAAATGGTTGGGAGCGACCTGGGCTTCACCATCGGCACCTGCGGCAAGGACGGCCAGGGCGTGCCCGTCAGTGACGCCCAGCCCACCATTGCCATTAAGCAACTGATTGTCGGCGGCACTGCCACCGGGTCGGCAAACGGTAAAATCAGGAGAATTTAAAGGGTAGTTGTCTATGCCGCCGGCGGCATCAGCAGAGAATTATAATCAGGATGTAGGTGCGATTTCAATTGCACAACGGCGCGTCAGCGCCGGACTTGGGCATCTCAAGTAACTTTTGTGCGAATAAATTCGCACCTACATTTGAGCAACATTGTAGCGGCCCAGGATGCCTAGTAAAAGGTTTTGCATATAACGGTTTGACCAGGGCAACAATATCAATGAGGTGATTCTCGTGGAAATCGAAACGTCCTGGCATGACTGGAAGAAGACCCTGGGCCAGGCGGTGAATACCGCCGAATTTGTAGGTATGTCGGACCAAACGATTAACAAGATAGCTTACCGCCTGGGGAACTTCTTCGCAAACAACTTCGACCCCGCCAACCGGGAGCAGCGGCTTTTAAAAGAGCTCTGGGAAGCGGGTGGAGAGGATGAAAAAAGATCCCTGGCTAAAATGATTGCCAAACTGGCGGAACGTGACGTCAAGCATTGAAGCTGCCTGAAAAGGGCAGCTTTTTTTAATGCCTAAAATTCCCATGTATTGGTATTCTAACCGTTGGTTTTCATACACAACTCTTTTAAAAAGGGCATATGTTATAAGGAAAAATAGTTCTCACCAGGATAGACCACTGCTTGCGCCGGTTTCACAGGGGGTATAGAGATGAAAATCGGGGACATCGTTACCAGGAAAATATACGGAGAGGACATGCAGTTTTGTATCATCGGCTTCTATACAAACCAGGCTAGCGGGGAGAGAGTGGCAATACTGGCGCTCCTTGATCCGAATCTGATAATAGAAGCTTCCGTACAGGACCTGGCGCCGATATCGGCAAGAAACCTTTTCGCCCTTACAACACCAATGTTTGTACACTAAAAGACTGCCTCAAAGGCAGTTTTTTAGTGGCTCACAACAGGAATATTTTAACTAATATTGAATTAAACTTAGGTGCAGCATGGTAAACGATTTTTACGAACACACTATATAATACTATGCATATTTCTTGAGCAGCAGTATTTTAACAAAAGGAGCTGTCAAACGTGGAAAGGGAAGCGGTCGCTTTTATCAGTACAGCACGGGCAGCAGTGGCCAAAGCCGAACAACAGGGCGCCGAGGCGGCTGAAGCTTATATTTGTAAAGCCAAAGAGCTTAATATAGAGGTCAGGGGTGGACGTGTCGAGACAATGAAGCTGGCCGAGGACAGCGGTCTGGGTGTACGGGTAATTCGTGAGGGAAAAACCGGATTTTCCTTTACCTCAGATCTCAGTCCGGCAGGGGTGGATGAAGCGGCCGGCCAGGCTCTAGTGAACTGCATGAATCTTTCCGAAGATCCATTCCAGCGCCTGCCCAAACCGGGGAAAGCCTATGAAAAAATGGATATTTACGATCCCGGCATCAAAAAAGCCTCAGTTGAGCAAAAAATAGATCTGGCCCGGTCAATGGAGGATGCGGCCCGAACTTTCGACCGGCGAGTCAAGGTTATTGAAAGCTCGACCTACCAGGATGGCGAGGCCCTGGTCACCATCGTCAACAGTCATGGTACGGAGCTCAGTTACCGTGGCGCTTTCTGCGGCGTATACCTGGCACTGGCCGCCGTTGAGGGGGACGACAGCCAGACCGGGTTTGCCCTGGATTACACGCTGAGGTTTGACCGTTTAAAACCGGAAGAAGTGGGCCGTGAGGCGGCCCGGCGGGCGGTCAGGATGCTCGGGGCCGCGCCGGTTACCACGCGCCGTGCGGCGGTTGTCCTGGATCCTTATGTCGCCACCGGTTTTCTCGGGTTAATTGCGCCGGCCCTGACCGGTGAGGCTGTCCAGAAAGGCCGTTCTCTTTTTGCCGGGAAGCTGGGCGAACGGGTGGCTTCAAGCAAAATCACGACTATAGACGATGGAGCGCTGCCCGGGGGGATCGCATCCGCTCCCTTTGACGGGGAAGGAGTGGCTACATCAAGGACGGTACTGATTGAAAAAGGTGTTCTAAAGGGGTACCTATACAATACCTATACGGCTGCCAAGGACGGTGTGCAGTCAACCGGCAACGGGGTGCGCAATTCATTCAAGGGAACTCCTGAGGTGGGGATCACCAATTTCTTTTTCGAGGCCGGAACAGAGCCGGTTGAAAAGCTGCTCTCGGAAATCAAGAGCGGCATTTACGTGACTGAAGTGATGGGCATGCATACGGCCAACCCCATATCGGGGGATTTTTCAGTGGGAGTAGCCGGGCTATTAATCGAAAACGGTGAATTGACCAGACCGGTGCGGGGTATGGCCATAGGAGGCAACATAATTGATTTTTTGGCCAATGTGGACGGTGTCGGCAGCGACCTGAAGTTTTTCGGCGGCAGGGGTTCACCAACGTTGAGGGTTGCGGAGATTACAATAAGCGGGCAATGAAGTGGTTGGAATCAACAAGCTAATTATGGTAAAATGTCAACAGTCGGTCTTGAGGTGTTTAATTTGCATATATTAATCCTGCACGGTCCCAACATGAATTTACTGGGCCGGCGCGAGCCTTCCGTCTATGGCGTACTAAGTCTGGAACAAATTAATGAAAAATTGGCGGACCTGGCAGCCGGGCTGGGGGTAACAATCACCTGCCGCCAGTCTAACCACGAAGGGGAATTGGTCGACCTGCTGCACCAGGCTGCCGTGGATTCGCAAGCGGTTGTTTTTAACCCCGGCGCCTACACCCATTACAGCATTGCCCTGCGGGATGCCGTGGCCGCCATCGGGATACCTGTTATTGAAGTTCACCTTTCCAATATCCACGCCCGTGAAGATTTTCGCAGGCACTCAGTTATTGCCCCGGTTGCCGCCGGACAAATAAGCGGGCTGGGCGTTGCCGGCTATCTCGCGGCGCTGAGGGCGGCGGTCGCGTTGGCAGGCATGGGGGGTGAAGACCTTGCAGGAACGTGTTAAGAGGCTGCAGGGGTTATTTGACGTTAACGGGGTGGATGCATTTTATGTGACCGCTCCGGAAAACCGGTACTATCTAAGCGGTTTTTCCGGGACCAGCGGCGCCCTGCTGTTGTGCCGGAACAACTCCTATTTGATTACCGACTTCCGCTATACCAGCCAGGCCTCCCAGGAATGTCCCGGTTTCGAAATCATTGAAGCGCCGGGAAACGGTATTGAGGCGCTCGCCGGGCTTTGCCGGAAAGACCATGTCTCGCAATTGGGCTGCGAGGGCGACAACCTGACCTATGCCCAGTTTCAAGCCCTGCGGCAAGTTCTGACGAGCGTTGAGTTAAAGCCCGTTAGCGGCGTGGTTGAAGGGCTCAGGCTGCATAAGGATGCCTACGAGTTGCGCTGTATTGAGGAGGCGGTCCGTATTGCCGACCGGGCTTTTGCCCGGATAACCGCCATCATCAGGCCCGGGGTTTCCGAGGTTGAGATAGCCCTGGAACTGGAGTTCTTAATCAGACGCTTGGGCGCTGACGGGATTGGGTTCGCCACAATTGTGGCTTCGGGCACCCGCTCGGCGCTGCCGCACGGTGTGGCGTCAGCTAAAATAATTGAAGCAGGAGACCTGGTTACGCTTGATTTTGGAGCGGTGTACCGGGGCTATCATTCCGATATCACCAGGACGGTGGCAGTGGGACAGGGCACGCCCCGGCAGGAGGATATTTATAACATTGTCCTGGAGGCGCAAATGAGCGCCATAGCTGCTGTTAAGGCCGGTGTCCGGACATCGGAAGTTGACCGGGCGGCACGTGATATTATTAAGAAAAACGGTTACGGTGATTATTTCGGGCACGGTACGGGGCATGGTTTGGGACTGAATATCCACGAAGGTCCCAGGCTGTCTGCCAAAGACGACACCGTATTGCAGGCGGGGATGGCAGTGACCGTTGAACCGGGCATTTACCTGCCGGGCTGGGGGGGGATAAGGATAGAGGATACCGTCCTGGTTGAAAATGGCGGGCGCCGGGTTCTCACCAGATCACCTAAAGATAGATTGTTGTCATTATAATCAAAAATATACATATTGGAGGCTAAGGGATGATTTCAACAAACGATTTTAGAACCGGGCAAACTATAGAGATGGAGGGCGACGTTTTTCAGATTATTGAATTTCAGCACGTCAAGCCCGGTAAAGGGGCTGCCTTTGTCCGCTCAAAACTGCGCAACGTCAGGACCGGCGCCGTCATAGAGAAGACCTTCAACGCCGGTGAAAAACTACCCAAAGCCAGGATTGAAAAACGCGAAGTCCAGTATTTATACAACGACGGCAAGGACTATAATTTTATGGACATGGAATCCTACGATCAGACAGCTATGACTTCCGAACAGCTGGGGGACGCCGTCAAGTATCTCAAAGAGAACATGATCATTCAGGTCCTGACCTTTCAGGGAAAATCAATCGGTGTTGAGCTTCCCAACTTCGTGGAGTTGGAGGTCGTTGACACCGCCCCGGGCATTAAAGGGGATACCGCGTCCGGCGGCTCCAAGCCGGCCACACTGGAAACGGGTACGATTGTCCAGGTGCCTTTCTTTATCAACGTCGGGGACAAGCTGCAGATAGATACGAGGACCGGCAATTATATTAAGCGCGCCTAAAGCTTCAACTATGTTTAAAACCCCCTGAAACGAGACATACTAAGAAAGCCAAAATTAGCCACAACAATTATACCAAAGGGGGTATACTCCATGGGCGAGCTTAAAGCCAAAGTGGCATACCTGCAGGGCATGTCAGCCGGCCTTGACTTGAGCCAGAATAGTAAAGAAGGCAAACTGCTGAAGGGGATCATTGAAGTCCTTGATGAGTTCGCGGAGACCGTGGGAGGTCTGGAGCAAGGCCAGGAGCAGCTGGAAGATTATATTGAAAGCATTGACGAGGACCTCTATCACCTGGAAGACGACTATTACGAGGATAACACCTGCAATGAGGGTGAATACTTGGAAGTCGATTGCCCCAAGTGCGGCGAGACAGTGTGCTTTGACTCAGATATACTTGAGGACGACGATATTGTGGAAGTGACCTGCCCCAACTGCGACGAGGTTGTTTTTGTAAATGACGACGACGGCGACACCAGCCATCCGCAGAATCAACCGGAGATGTTCATAGGGCGCGTGTCAGGGGACGGCAAGCCCTCGGTGGAAGAGGACATATAGCGGGTTAGAATAACAACAATTATAAAAAGGTTGAGGGACCACATTAACAGCGGTTCCTCAACCTTTTTATTTGGTTAAAGTTTACTTTTTGACAACCCCCAGATGACCTCTGCGATCTGTGTCTTTATTGAACGCCAATAACAGCAGGATTAAAACCAAAAACAAGATATAAGGATTCATCAGGGAACTCTTGCGCGCATTATAACGATGGGTAACCGGTTGGGGTCCCTTGCAGTTAGTCTGGATAGGCACAACAACACGTGTGTTCTCCTGCTTCATACGGCCTTCCGGCCTCCGGAGAAAACTTAACCATTTTTCATATGGGCCCTTTATATCAGCCATTTTATTATAACTGGCTGCCATAATAAACTCACCTCAATCTCTGATAATAATGCTTTCTCTCACCGCACGGGCAAACATCGCCACTTACTTTAAATTACGACCAATGTCCTACGCTCTACGACGAATTCATCCTGCGAAATTATCAACACAGGCTATTTCGTCAACTATGCGCCGGCCAGTCCTAAACGTTTGTATATCCTATATTATGGTATACCCTAGAAGTTTCTTTGGTGTGCGCCAAAGGCAAATGGCAAAAGATACATTATCATACGGACAAGGCAATCTCATGGAATATCTTACCGGCTTGTACAATATTTATAGAGTAGTTACCCACGCTGCTATCGCGTCGCCACGCAGCATGAAAATATGCAGGTGCGCACGGCGCGTTAACGCCGGACTTGTTGGGTCTAATGTAACATTTGTGCGAATGAGTTCGCACCTGCATTTTCAGGATAGGCAAGGGGGACAAACCATGAAAGCAGCCGGGCTTCCGCTTAATGTGTTGGAATGCGTTAAAGATAATCCGGTTAACGCAATACTGCCGGTCCTGCCGGCCAACATACGCGACATGGTGGCGGCCGTGCCGGCTCAGGTTAAAGAACAGGTTGAGGAAATCCGTATCAGGCAGGGAAGGCCGCTGGTATTAGGAATATCCTCCACCGACACATTTATAAAAGCAGACGGAGGCTTGACCGGCCGGGCGTCGGAGGCTTACCGGGCAACGCCGGCCGACATGGACCGGGTCATTCAGCTTTTAAGCGGCTCGTCCCTTTATGCTCTGGACGAGGAACTAAGAAACGGCTTTATCACTCTGCCTGGCGGCCATCGCGTGGGTATAACCGGTAAGGCGGTCCTGGATGGCGGGAAAATCAGGACTTTGAAGTACCTGACCGGCTGCAATATCCGTATTTCACGGGAAATTCACGGCGCCGGCGAGCATGTGCTTCCCCACATTATAGATCGAAACAGGCGCAGCATCTATCACACTCTTCTGATGTCACCGCCCGGCTGTGGTAAAACAACCATCTTGAGAGACCTGGTCAGACAGATCAGCAATGGTATTCCTGCAATGAGGTTTACGGGGCTAAATGTTGGACTGGTGGACGAGCGCTCGGAAATTGCCGGCTGTTACAAAGGTGTCCCCCAAAAGGATGTTGGGATCAGGACCGATGTTTTGGACGGCTGTCCCAAAGCGGAAGGCATGATGATGCTGCTTCGCTCGATGTCGCCGGGTGTTATCGCGGCTGATGAAATTGGCCGCAGGGAGGATGTGGATGCTTTGGAAGAGGTCTTAAACGCCGGTGTGAAAATCCTTATTACGGCTCACGGCGTCTCGCCTGCCGACCTGGCCGAGAGACCCGTTATGACCAGGCTCATTCACGCCAAAATGATCGAACGGTTTGTTATCCTGGGACGCTCGCGGGGGGTGGGTACTATAGAAGATATTATCGACGGCAGGAGCATGCGCTCGCTGGGGGTGAGAAAATGTTGAAATTTTTTGGGGCTGCCATGGTTATAGCGGCCAGCGGCTTGAGTGGTCTGGCCGTGGCCGGCAGCTATGCCAGGCGTCCCAGAGAACTGCGCGCCCTGCGCTCTGCGCTGCAAATGCTGGAGACCGAGATCATGTATGGGGCCACCCGTTTGCCGGAAGCTCTTGATACTGTGGCGTCCCGCTGTGACCAGTTGGTGGGGCCGCTCTTCAAGCAGGCCGGAGTGGAGCTTGCGGCCATGTCCGGAGTCAGCGCCGCGGAAGCCTGGGAAAAAGCCCTGGCAAAATATTATCCGGCTTCTGCTTTAAAGCCCAGTGATCATTCAATTTTGATCGGTTTGGGCAGGTCACTCGGCAGGTCCGACTGCGCAGACCAGGTTAAACACC
This region of Pelotomaculum schinkii genomic DNA includes:
- a CDS encoding sporulation peptidase YabG, with product MKIGDIVTRKIYGEDMQFCIIGFYTNQASGERVAILALLDPNLIIEASVQDLAPISARNLFALTTPMFVH
- the aroQ gene encoding type II 3-dehydroquinate dehydratase, translating into MHILILHGPNMNLLGRREPSVYGVLSLEQINEKLADLAAGLGVTITCRQSNHEGELVDLLHQAAVDSQAVVFNPGAYTHYSIALRDAVAAIGIPVIEVHLSNIHAREDFRRHSVIAPVAAGQISGLGVAGYLAALRAAVALAGMGGEDLAGTC
- a CDS encoding DUF3243 domain-containing protein, yielding MEIETSWHDWKKTLGQAVNTAEFVGMSDQTINKIAYRLGNFFANNFDPANREQRLLKELWEAGGEDEKRSLAKMIAKLAERDVKH
- a CDS encoding TldD/PmbA family protein gives rise to the protein MEREAVAFISTARAAVAKAEQQGAEAAEAYICKAKELNIEVRGGRVETMKLAEDSGLGVRVIREGKTGFSFTSDLSPAGVDEAAGQALVNCMNLSEDPFQRLPKPGKAYEKMDIYDPGIKKASVEQKIDLARSMEDAARTFDRRVKVIESSTYQDGEALVTIVNSHGTELSYRGAFCGVYLALAAVEGDDSQTGFALDYTLRFDRLKPEEVGREAARRAVRMLGAAPVTTRRAAVVLDPYVATGFLGLIAPALTGEAVQKGRSLFAGKLGERVASSKITTIDDGALPGGIASAPFDGEGVATSRTVLIEKGVLKGYLYNTYTAAKDGVQSTGNGVRNSFKGTPEVGITNFFFEAGTEPVEKLLSEIKSGIYVTEVMGMHTANPISGDFSVGVAGLLIENGELTRPVRGMAIGGNIIDFLANVDGVGSDLKFFGGRGSPTLRVAEITISGQ
- the spoIIIAB gene encoding stage III sporulation protein SpoIIIAB, which gives rise to MLKFFGAAMVIAASGLSGLAVAGSYARRPRELRALRSALQMLETEIMYGATRLPEALDTVASRCDQLVGPLFKQAGVELAAMSGVSAAEAWEKALAKYYPASALKPSDHSILIGLGRSLGRSDCADQVKHLRLAMEQVAQEAANAEEDASRNVKMWSYLGFLGGLVFVLVAY
- a CDS encoding CD1247 N-terminal domain-containing protein, which gives rise to MGELKAKVAYLQGMSAGLDLSQNSKEGKLLKGIIEVLDEFAETVGGLEQGQEQLEDYIESIDEDLYHLEDDYYEDNTCNEGEYLEVDCPKCGETVCFDSDILEDDDIVEVTCPNCDEVVFVNDDDGDTSHPQNQPEMFIGRVSGDGKPSVEEDI
- a CDS encoding M24 family metallopeptidase codes for the protein MQERVKRLQGLFDVNGVDAFYVTAPENRYYLSGFSGTSGALLLCRNNSYLITDFRYTSQASQECPGFEIIEAPGNGIEALAGLCRKDHVSQLGCEGDNLTYAQFQALRQVLTSVELKPVSGVVEGLRLHKDAYELRCIEEAVRIADRAFARITAIIRPGVSEVEIALELEFLIRRLGADGIGFATIVASGTRSALPHGVASAKIIEAGDLVTLDFGAVYRGYHSDITRTVAVGQGTPRQEDIYNIVLEAQMSAIAAVKAGVRTSEVDRAARDIIKKNGYGDYFGHGTGHGLGLNIHEGPRLSAKDDTVLQAGMAVTVEPGIYLPGWGGIRIEDTVLVENGGRRVLTRSPKDRLLSL
- the efp gene encoding elongation factor P; this encodes MISTNDFRTGQTIEMEGDVFQIIEFQHVKPGKGAAFVRSKLRNVRTGAVIEKTFNAGEKLPKARIEKREVQYLYNDGKDYNFMDMESYDQTAMTSEQLGDAVKYLKENMIIQVLTFQGKSIGVELPNFVELEVVDTAPGIKGDTASGGSKPATLETGTIVQVPFFINVGDKLQIDTRTGNYIKRA
- the spoIIIAA gene encoding stage III sporulation protein AA, whose translation is MKAAGLPLNVLECVKDNPVNAILPVLPANIRDMVAAVPAQVKEQVEEIRIRQGRPLVLGISSTDTFIKADGGLTGRASEAYRATPADMDRVIQLLSGSSLYALDEELRNGFITLPGGHRVGITGKAVLDGGKIRTLKYLTGCNIRISREIHGAGEHVLPHIIDRNRRSIYHTLLMSPPGCGKTTILRDLVRQISNGIPAMRFTGLNVGLVDERSEIAGCYKGVPQKDVGIRTDVLDGCPKAEGMMMLLRSMSPGVIAADEIGRREDVDALEEVLNAGVKILITAHGVSPADLAERPVMTRLIHAKMIERFVILGRSRGVGTIEDIIDGRSMRSLGVRKC